From one Nocardioides yefusunii genomic stretch:
- a CDS encoding DUF1707 SHOCT-like domain-containing protein has protein sequence MQPADPSHYRVSDDDRHRVADLLRDAAGEGRLDLDELDERLEAAYAAKVYADLVPLTADLPAAGGVAPVTVPGMHGVVQTSATAASAMPAAVHSTSWAALSETSRKGLWDVPTTHTATAVMGSVVLDLREARFTSPVTVITATAVMGEVSIYVNAGTQVIVDGTGIMGEFSQARDRVQADIGPGAPVVRVKGVALMGAVTVTRKRMPGEPGKLKKWLNG, from the coding sequence ATGCAGCCTGCCGATCCCTCGCACTACCGCGTCTCCGACGACGACCGTCACCGCGTCGCCGACCTGCTGCGCGACGCTGCGGGGGAGGGTCGCCTTGATCTCGACGAACTCGACGAACGGCTCGAAGCCGCCTACGCGGCGAAGGTGTACGCCGACCTGGTGCCGCTCACTGCCGACCTTCCTGCGGCTGGTGGTGTCGCGCCCGTCACGGTGCCCGGCATGCACGGCGTCGTCCAGACCTCTGCCACCGCGGCCTCCGCAATGCCTGCCGCCGTGCACTCGACGTCGTGGGCTGCACTGTCGGAGACCTCGCGCAAGGGCCTGTGGGACGTCCCCACGACCCACACCGCCACTGCGGTGATGGGCTCGGTCGTCCTTGACCTGCGCGAGGCCCGCTTCACCTCACCGGTCACCGTGATCACGGCCACCGCGGTGATGGGAGAGGTGTCGATCTACGTCAACGCCGGTACCCAGGTCATCGTCGACGGCACCGGGATCATGGGCGAGTTCAGCCAGGCGCGCGACAGGGTCCAGGCCGACATCGGCCCTGGGGCACCCGTCGTCCGGGTCAAGGGTGTCGCCCTCATGGGTGCCGTCACCGTGACCCGCAAGCGGATGCCCGGTGAGCCCGGCAAGCTCAAGAAGTGGCTCAACGGCTGA
- a CDS encoding ABC transporter substrate-binding protein: MKIRHSLVAAAAAASLALTACAAPEKEKADDDGGAGGVAAAKATSVADFGTFDDLVKAAQAEGELNVIALPEDWANYGEIIEEFSEKYGIKVNSAQPDASSQEEINAADQLKGTKRAPDVFDLGQAVALANTAKFAPYKVQTWDDVPDAFKASDGLWINDYGGYMSIGYDSSVVPDVTSVKDLLKPEFKGKVALNGDPTQAGAAFSGVVMASLANGGSADDIKPGVDFFADLKKAGNFLPLDPTPATIESGQTPVVIDWDYNNAAIADEVDTWKTVVVPEAAVAGYYFQAINADAPHPAAARLWQEFLYSDEGQNLYLEGGARPVRADAMVESGTIDAEDWAALPQVSGEPVVVTDEQTAKLGEYLAANWAKAIR; encoded by the coding sequence GTGAAGATCCGGCACTCACTCGTCGCGGCAGCAGCAGCCGCGTCCCTGGCCCTCACCGCCTGCGCAGCCCCTGAGAAGGAGAAGGCCGACGACGACGGTGGCGCAGGTGGTGTCGCAGCGGCGAAGGCCACGTCGGTCGCCGACTTCGGCACCTTCGACGACCTCGTCAAGGCAGCCCAGGCCGAGGGCGAGCTCAACGTCATCGCGCTCCCCGAGGACTGGGCCAACTACGGCGAGATCATCGAGGAGTTCTCCGAGAAGTACGGCATCAAGGTCAACTCCGCCCAGCCCGACGCATCGAGTCAGGAGGAGATCAACGCCGCCGACCAGCTCAAGGGCACCAAGCGTGCCCCCGACGTCTTCGACCTCGGCCAGGCCGTCGCGCTGGCCAACACCGCGAAGTTCGCCCCCTACAAGGTGCAGACCTGGGACGACGTCCCCGACGCGTTCAAGGCCTCCGACGGCCTCTGGATCAACGACTACGGCGGCTACATGTCGATCGGCTACGACTCCTCCGTCGTCCCCGACGTCACCAGCGTCAAGGACCTCCTCAAGCCCGAGTTCAAGGGCAAGGTCGCCCTCAACGGCGACCCGACCCAGGCCGGTGCCGCGTTCTCCGGCGTCGTCATGGCCTCCCTGGCCAACGGCGGATCCGCCGACGACATCAAGCCCGGCGTCGACTTCTTCGCCGACCTCAAGAAGGCCGGCAACTTCCTCCCGCTCGACCCGACCCCCGCGACGATCGAGTCCGGCCAGACCCCCGTCGTCATCGACTGGGACTACAACAACGCCGCGATCGCCGACGAGGTCGACACCTGGAAGACCGTCGTCGTGCCCGAGGCAGCCGTGGCCGGCTACTACTTCCAGGCCATCAACGCCGACGCCCCGCACCCGGCCGCAGCCCGCCTCTGGCAGGAGTTCCTCTACAGCGACGAGGGACAGAACCTCTACCTCGAAGGTGGCGCCCGCCCCGTCCGTGCCGACGCGATGGTCGAGAGCGGCACCATCGACGCCGAGGACTGGGCCGCCCTGCCCCAGGTCTCCGGTGAGCCCGTCGTCGTGACCGACGAGCAGACCGCCAAGCTCGGTGAGTACCTCGCGGCCAACTGGGCCAAGGCAATCCGCTGA
- the glpX gene encoding class II fructose-bisphosphatase, producing the protein MTTVDPSVPDRNLAMELVRVTEAAALAAGRWVGRGDKNGADGVAVEAMRHMISSVAMNGVVVIGEGEKDNAPMLYNGEQVGDGTGPEVDVAVDPIDGTTLTAKGMNNAVAVMAVAPRGAMYDPSAVFYMEKLVTGADAADVVDIRLPIAENIRAVARAKGKRVEDVTVVILDRPRHEEMVAEIRAAGARIKFISDGDVAGAIMAARPNTGVDLMLGIGGTPEGIITACAMKALGGVIQGRLWPTDEEERQRALDAGHNLDPNFVLHTDDLVKGDDCFFVATGISDGELMQGVRYQAKGGATTHSLVMRSRSGTIRQVISEHQLGKMKDFSAINFQG; encoded by the coding sequence ATGACCACTGTTGACCCGTCCGTACCCGACCGCAACCTCGCGATGGAGCTTGTCCGTGTGACCGAGGCAGCCGCACTGGCCGCCGGTCGCTGGGTGGGACGTGGCGACAAGAACGGCGCCGACGGCGTCGCGGTCGAGGCCATGCGCCACATGATCTCCTCGGTCGCCATGAACGGCGTCGTCGTGATCGGCGAGGGCGAGAAGGACAACGCCCCGATGCTCTACAACGGCGAGCAGGTCGGCGACGGCACCGGTCCCGAGGTCGACGTCGCCGTCGACCCGATCGACGGCACCACCCTCACCGCCAAGGGCATGAACAACGCCGTCGCCGTCATGGCCGTCGCCCCGCGCGGCGCCATGTACGACCCGTCGGCCGTCTTCTACATGGAGAAGCTCGTCACTGGCGCCGACGCCGCCGACGTGGTCGACATCCGCCTCCCCATCGCGGAGAACATCCGCGCCGTGGCCCGCGCCAAGGGCAAGCGCGTCGAGGACGTCACCGTCGTGATCCTGGACCGTCCCCGCCACGAGGAGATGGTCGCCGAGATCCGCGCCGCGGGTGCTCGCATCAAGTTCATCTCCGACGGTGACGTGGCCGGCGCCATCATGGCTGCCCGCCCCAACACCGGCGTCGACCTGATGCTCGGCATCGGTGGCACCCCGGAGGGCATCATCACCGCCTGCGCCATGAAGGCTCTGGGCGGCGTCATCCAGGGTCGCCTCTGGCCGACCGACGAGGAGGAGCGTCAGCGCGCCCTCGACGCCGGCCACAACCTGGACCCCAACTTCGTCCTGCACACCGACGACCTGGTCAAGGGCGACGACTGCTTCTTCGTCGCGACCGGCATCAGCGACGGCGAGCTCATGCAGGGTGTCCGTTACCAGGCCAAGGGTGGCGCGACCACGCACTCCCTCGTCATGCGTTCGCGTTCGGGCACGATCCGCCAGGTCATCTCCGAGCACCAGCTCGGCAAGATGAAGGACTTCTCCGCGATCAACTTCCAGGGCTGA
- a CDS encoding exodeoxyribonuclease VII small subunit, with protein sequence MPAKKTADAAPELSYEEAREELVRVVRTLEQGGTTLDESLALWERGEKLATLCQEWLDGARQRLDAAIDADQD encoded by the coding sequence ATGCCCGCCAAGAAGACCGCTGACGCCGCTCCGGAGCTCTCCTACGAGGAGGCTCGCGAAGAGCTCGTGCGGGTGGTGCGGACCCTGGAGCAGGGCGGCACCACGTTGGATGAGTCGTTGGCGCTGTGGGAGCGCGGCGAGAAGCTCGCGACGCTGTGCCAGGAGTGGCTCGACGGCGCGCGTCAGCGTCTCGACGCTGCGATCGACGCCGACCAGGACTGA
- a CDS encoding ABC transporter permease yields MTTNQTPTATGGRTSGRPSRGRAAAPAIGLVPFVVYMTIFLVVPTVTVVVGAFQGPDGGFSLEKIKALGGETALGALRESLLLSVSSALIGAVAGALLCWAVLASPPASLLRRVTTAVCGVLAQFGGVTLAFAWVATLGFNGLLTGLLADVLGTDPNGASWLYGLPGLVLVYTYFQVPLMVIVFLPALEGVRPQWREAAANLGASTWQYWWQVGFPLLRPAFLGSALLLFANAFAAYATAAALVSQGSPITPLLIRASLTSEVVLGQSDFGYALALQMVLVVSVVMAAYAWLLRRTSRWLQ; encoded by the coding sequence GTGACCACGAACCAGACACCCACCGCGACGGGTGGCCGCACCAGCGGTCGCCCGTCGCGGGGGCGTGCCGCGGCACCGGCCATCGGGCTCGTGCCGTTCGTCGTCTACATGACGATCTTCCTGGTGGTGCCCACCGTGACCGTCGTCGTCGGCGCCTTCCAAGGCCCCGACGGCGGTTTCTCGCTGGAGAAGATCAAGGCGCTGGGTGGCGAGACCGCGCTCGGTGCGTTGCGCGAGAGCCTCCTGCTCTCGGTCTCCTCCGCGCTGATCGGAGCAGTGGCCGGCGCCCTGCTCTGCTGGGCCGTGCTGGCCTCGCCGCCGGCGAGTCTGCTGCGCCGCGTCACGACGGCAGTCTGTGGTGTCCTGGCGCAGTTCGGTGGCGTCACCCTCGCGTTTGCGTGGGTCGCGACCCTCGGCTTCAACGGTCTGCTCACCGGCCTGCTGGCCGACGTCCTCGGGACCGACCCCAACGGCGCCTCCTGGCTCTACGGGCTCCCCGGTCTCGTCCTCGTCTACACCTACTTCCAGGTCCCGTTGATGGTGATCGTCTTCCTCCCTGCCCTCGAAGGCGTGCGGCCGCAGTGGCGTGAAGCCGCCGCCAACCTCGGTGCCTCGACCTGGCAGTACTGGTGGCAGGTCGGATTCCCGCTGCTGCGGCCGGCATTCCTGGGATCCGCGCTGCTGCTCTTCGCCAACGCGTTCGCCGCCTACGCCACCGCCGCTGCGCTCGTCAGTCAGGGATCGCCGATCACCCCGTTGCTGATCCGGGCCTCGCTCACCAGCGAGGTCGTCCTCGGACAGTCCGACTTCGGCTACGCCCTCGCCCTGCAGATGGTGCTCGTCGTCTCCGTCGTGATGGCCGCCTACGCATGGCTGCTGCGTCGCACCTCGAGGTGGTTGCAGTGA
- a CDS encoding DUF4245 family protein, with the protein MSNKSRSGYESSFGGLIGAMIVMVALVLVFVGYRELFREVPETKPQHIENWRELADASQAEGHPIAVPEVPEEWLVTNIRFVPSLSPTWDIAMLTGDDKFAGVFQTDDRLDNVIEERVDKNAQEGEPFTVTGGDLAGEWRTFTDKGGDYALAHEDRSGVVLVFGSADEKELQDLANTLRTAPEGATSQSPAPAEETPAP; encoded by the coding sequence GTGAGCAACAAGTCGCGCAGTGGGTACGAGAGCTCTTTCGGAGGCCTCATCGGTGCCATGATCGTCATGGTGGCCCTGGTCCTCGTCTTCGTGGGTTACCGCGAACTCTTCCGTGAGGTGCCGGAGACCAAGCCGCAGCACATCGAGAACTGGCGCGAACTGGCCGACGCCTCCCAGGCCGAAGGACACCCGATCGCGGTGCCCGAGGTGCCGGAGGAGTGGCTGGTCACCAACATTCGTTTCGTGCCCTCGCTCAGCCCCACCTGGGACATCGCGATGCTCACCGGCGACGACAAGTTCGCCGGCGTCTTCCAGACCGACGACCGCCTCGACAACGTCATCGAGGAGCGTGTCGACAAGAACGCGCAGGAAGGCGAGCCCTTCACCGTCACCGGCGGTGACCTGGCCGGCGAGTGGCGCACCTTCACCGACAAGGGTGGCGACTACGCCCTGGCCCACGAGGACCGCAGCGGCGTCGTCCTGGTCTTCGGCTCCGCCGACGAGAAGGAGCTCCAGGACCTCGCCAACACCCTGCGGACCGCACCCGAGGGTGCCACGTCCCAGTCCCCGGCTCCGGCCGAGGAGACCCCGGCCCCCTGA
- a CDS encoding ABC transporter ATP-binding protein, which yields MNSTPGATVHTATAAERGHLVELRGLERHFGEVKALDGLDLTLTPGEMVVLLGPSGCGKTTALRILAGLDRPDAGQVLVAGKDLTSVPANRRDMGMVFQAYSLFPHLTVVENVAFGLKLRGRRKAARKQRAGDMLDLVGLGAHHDRYPWQLSGGQQQRVALARALAFEPSVLLLDEPLSALDAKVRVQLRDEIRRVQQEVGATTLFVTHDQEEALAVADRVGVMNAGRLEQLATPADLYGRPATPFVGQFVGLSNRVPVDRNGESVRVLGRLLPVLPGSVAGHGDALVRPECLDVTAQPDGGAVVVNVAFLGSISRVTCRLADDTEVVAQLPSAQAAHLRPGERVEVTVSDAPVMVLPSSAAPERAAVV from the coding sequence ATGAACTCCACGCCCGGCGCAACCGTCCACACAGCCACCGCCGCCGAACGCGGACACCTGGTTGAACTCCGCGGCCTCGAACGCCACTTCGGTGAGGTCAAGGCCCTCGACGGCCTCGACCTCACCCTCACCCCCGGCGAGATGGTCGTCCTGCTCGGACCGTCCGGCTGCGGCAAGACCACTGCCCTGCGGATCCTCGCCGGACTCGACCGCCCCGACGCCGGACAGGTGCTCGTCGCCGGCAAGGACCTCACCTCCGTTCCGGCGAACCGCCGCGACATGGGGATGGTCTTCCAGGCCTACTCGCTCTTCCCGCACCTGACGGTCGTCGAGAACGTCGCCTTCGGACTCAAACTGCGCGGCCGCCGCAAGGCCGCACGCAAGCAGCGGGCCGGGGACATGCTCGACCTCGTCGGGCTCGGCGCACACCACGACCGTTACCCGTGGCAGCTCTCCGGAGGCCAACAGCAACGCGTCGCGCTGGCCCGGGCCCTCGCCTTCGAACCGTCGGTGCTCCTGCTCGACGAACCCCTCTCCGCGCTCGACGCGAAGGTGCGCGTCCAGTTGCGGGACGAGATCCGCCGGGTTCAGCAGGAGGTCGGCGCGACCACCCTCTTCGTCACCCACGACCAGGAGGAGGCCCTCGCCGTCGCCGACCGGGTGGGCGTCATGAACGCTGGGCGTCTCGAACAGCTCGCGACACCCGCCGACCTCTACGGTCGCCCGGCGACGCCGTTCGTCGGGCAGTTCGTGGGCCTCTCCAACCGGGTCCCGGTGGATCGCAACGGCGAGAGCGTGCGGGTCCTGGGAAGGCTGCTGCCGGTGCTGCCCGGATCGGTCGCTGGCCACGGTGACGCCCTGGTGCGCCCCGAGTGTCTCGACGTCACCGCGCAGCCCGACGGTGGCGCGGTGGTGGTGAACGTGGCGTTCTTGGGCTCGATCTCACGCGTCACGTGCCGCCTCGCCGACGACACCGAGGTGGTCGCCCAACTGCCCAGTGCCCAGGCCGCGCACCTGCGTCCGGGGGAGCGCGTTGAGGTGACCGTCTCCGACGCCCCGGTGATGGTGCTGCCGAGCAGCGCCGCTCCGGAGAGAGCGGCGGTGGTCTGA
- the xseA gene encoding exodeoxyribonuclease VII large subunit yields MALETSLEQPAPVRTIANALSGWIDRLGAVWVEGQVTQVTRRPTMQTVFMTLRDSAADISVSVTCPRHVYDALNPPLVEGASVVVHAKPNYYVNRGQISLAAREIRMVGLGELLARLERRRQILAAEGLFAPELKRRLPFLPRRVGLVTAANSAAERDVLENARRRWPAVTFEVVHATMQGTRSAAEVIAAVQKLDAHPEVDVIVVARGGGSVEDLLPFSDEGLVRAVHAIHTPLVSAIGHEPDQPLLDLVADVRASTPTDAAKRVVPDFAEERAGVDAARDRLRRSVTHVVGREQQLLDQLRSRPAMADPRTMLDARLDEVSMLRDRARRQLSHRLDRAADEIDHQRARARALSPLATLRRGYAVVQDATGQVLTSVAAAPEGTVLQVRVADGRVHVVSTGTERTGTERTDSPDQPDPNQTEPNKSKDA; encoded by the coding sequence GTGGCACTGGAGACCTCCCTCGAGCAGCCGGCACCGGTCCGGACGATTGCGAACGCCCTCTCGGGCTGGATCGACCGCCTCGGCGCGGTGTGGGTGGAGGGGCAGGTCACCCAGGTGACGCGGCGCCCCACGATGCAGACGGTCTTCATGACCCTGCGCGACTCCGCGGCCGACATCTCCGTCTCCGTCACCTGCCCCCGGCACGTGTACGACGCCCTCAACCCGCCGCTGGTGGAGGGCGCCAGCGTGGTGGTGCACGCCAAGCCCAACTACTACGTCAACCGCGGCCAGATCTCGTTGGCTGCGCGTGAGATCCGGATGGTCGGGCTCGGCGAACTGCTGGCACGCCTGGAGCGTCGTCGACAGATCCTGGCCGCCGAGGGCCTCTTCGCCCCTGAGTTGAAGCGTCGACTGCCGTTCCTCCCCCGACGGGTCGGTCTGGTGACGGCCGCGAACTCCGCCGCCGAACGCGACGTCCTGGAGAACGCCCGACGCCGGTGGCCGGCCGTCACCTTCGAGGTCGTGCACGCCACCATGCAGGGCACCCGGTCCGCTGCCGAGGTGATCGCAGCGGTGCAGAAGCTGGACGCGCACCCTGAGGTCGACGTCATCGTCGTGGCCCGTGGCGGTGGTTCGGTCGAGGACCTCCTCCCGTTCTCCGACGAGGGTCTGGTCCGGGCAGTCCACGCGATCCACACCCCGCTGGTCTCCGCGATCGGTCACGAGCCCGACCAGCCCTTGCTGGACCTCGTCGCCGACGTGCGTGCCTCGACCCCCACCGACGCCGCCAAGCGCGTCGTCCCCGACTTCGCCGAGGAACGCGCCGGTGTCGACGCCGCCCGCGACCGCCTGCGACGCAGCGTCACGCACGTGGTGGGCCGCGAACAGCAGCTCCTCGACCAGCTCCGGTCACGCCCCGCGATGGCGGACCCGCGCACGATGCTCGACGCCCGCCTCGACGAGGTCTCGATGCTCCGCGACCGGGCCCGACGTCAACTCTCACACCGCCTCGACCGCGCCGCCGACGAGATCGACCACCAGCGCGCCCGCGCCCGGGCGCTGTCCCCGTTGGCGACCTTGCGGCGCGGCTACGCGGTGGTGCAGGACGCCACCGGCCAGGTGCTCACCTCGGTGGCTGCCGCACCCGAGGGCACGGTGCTGCAGGTGCGCGTGGCTGATGGCCGGGTGCACGTGGTGAGCACCGGCACCGAACGCACCGGCACCGAACGCACCGACTCCCCCGACCAGCCAGACCCGAACCAGACCGAGCCGAACAAGAGCAAGGACGCCTGA
- a CDS encoding ABC transporter permease produces the protein MNRRNVDGTRTSFGVRLARGLVLLAALLFFATPLVALLDFSTAERDGSRSWEAWTSLLDDPLMVDAIVTSLTLAGLTVVLMLVLLVPTMVWVRLRLPKATRFVEFMCLLPLTIPALVLVVGVTNVFTWLTYFFGDTPLVLTFAYVVLVLPYAYRAVDASLSGLDTTTLSEAARSLGAGWWTVILRVVVPNIWPGVFGAAFISIALVLGEYTFASLLNYETLPVAIVLTSKSDASLSMAASLASILFAAVLLVLLSLFDRGRRTQGGSR, from the coding sequence GTGAACAGGCGCAACGTCGACGGCACCCGGACGTCCTTCGGCGTGCGGCTCGCCCGTGGCCTCGTCCTGCTGGCGGCGCTGCTCTTCTTCGCCACCCCGCTGGTGGCGCTGCTCGACTTCTCCACCGCCGAACGCGACGGCTCCCGTTCGTGGGAAGCGTGGACGTCGTTGCTCGACGACCCGCTGATGGTCGACGCGATCGTCACCAGCCTGACGCTCGCCGGACTCACGGTCGTGCTGATGCTGGTGCTGCTCGTCCCCACGATGGTGTGGGTGCGTCTGCGGCTGCCGAAGGCCACCCGGTTCGTCGAGTTCATGTGCCTGCTGCCGCTCACCATCCCCGCCCTCGTCCTCGTCGTCGGCGTCACCAACGTCTTCACCTGGCTCACCTACTTCTTCGGTGACACGCCACTGGTGCTGACGTTCGCCTACGTCGTGCTGGTGCTGCCCTACGCCTACCGCGCCGTCGACGCCTCCCTCTCCGGGCTCGACACGACGACGCTGTCGGAAGCCGCCCGCTCGCTCGGGGCCGGATGGTGGACGGTGATCCTGCGCGTCGTCGTCCCCAACATCTGGCCCGGCGTCTTCGGTGCCGCGTTCATCTCGATCGCGCTCGTGCTGGGGGAGTACACCTTCGCCTCCCTGCTCAACTACGAGACGCTGCCCGTCGCCATCGTCCTGACCAGCAAGTCCGACGCGTCGCTGTCGATGGCCGCCTCCCTGGCCTCCATCCTCTTCGCGGCCGTGCTGCTGGTACTCCTGTCCCTCTTCGACCGCGGTCGACGCACCCAAGGAGGCTCCCGATGA